In the genome of Labeo rohita strain BAU-BD-2019 chromosome 2, IGBB_LRoh.1.0, whole genome shotgun sequence, the window attgaggtgttgtgttgctggatgtaataatgaacatagtggtcgtcatttactcccgacatctgagccgctgaagatgcagtggattaagttggtttgtgaagggaatgcacctcccgatttATATAAATGCGTCCatgtttgtgtaaaatattcatgatccagcttcacctacagcagaagtgagtataaggtttttttttttatgaatctctgcaatcacctttcctaataatgtgctagttagcaagtttagtggctaaacgcagctaaagtaaacaggctcgtcactccaaagagagaagagaggggcggggcaagcattgagaatttttaaccgaagtatattagacttttcattaaaagaatcatatcaacttatggaaaatgggcatccgatgacccctttaacagaaTTTACAATGTTATTCCAACCTAGATTAATCAACGTTAAATGAACTGACCTAAATCTTTTAATAGTAGTTCAACACTGTGTAATTTTACATGTAACATTATCAAATTCCAGGTATTGCgtataataatgaaatatatttcaattacAGAAATATAGTGCCATGTTGAAAAGCTATTAAGCTGAATGTTTTTGTGCAGTGAAAATCATGCATTAGTACTTagtataataatcaaaataataataaataatcaaaataagatGAAGCCTTCATTAGACaaaatgcactaccagtcaaaagtttctgaacaataagatttaatttttaatttttttttttttaataaagaagtttattctgctcaacaagcctacgtttatttgatccaaactacagcaaaatcaaattaaaaaaaaaaatattgttttaaaatgtttttttatttgaatacattttaaaatgtagtttattcctgtgatttcagagctgaatttttagcatcgttactccagtcacatgatccttcagaaatcattctaatattctgatttgctgctcagaaacatttattattatttttgttaaaaacaaccgagtagattttttcaggtttctttgataaaagaaagttcagaagaacagcatttatctgaaacaaatcttttgtaacattgtaaatatcttcatcatcaattttgatcaatttaaagtttccttgttaaataaaagtaaaaacaattataaaaattatacatactgataatattaataacaataataataacaataataataacaataataataataataataataaatgtttcttgaacagctaATCAGCATGTCAAAATGACTTCTGAAAGagcatgtaacactgaagactggagcaacgatgatgaaaatttagctttgatcacaggattaaattacattttaaaatatgttcaaattgaaagcagatattttcaatactaaaaatatttcatgaaataactggctttgctgtattttggatcaaatgaatgcaggcttggtgagcagaagagaattctttaaagaaacattaaaaatcttactgttcaaaaacatttagtgTACATTAACTGAAAATCTCAGTTCACAATAGGTTTCTCAGATGGCGATAAGCACATAAGACTCTTTACCTGAAGTGATCTGGATAAGACCAGACTAAACCCAATTCTGGACTGGGTTAATGACATTACAGGACAAATGACTGAACAATGATTTTCAACAGCATGtttaacaaaaagaaacaagtcTTTTTCTAATTGGTAATTTttggtaatgcaatattttaaacCTTAATTGAAATATGTAACTggtaattttctcaatttttaaaaagtgttttatgactgtaaaaagcattttcaaGTCCGTTCTCCtaataaagaacaaaaaaaatatcttgtttcattccattttattttccttttagtAAACATTTTAAGCTATACAAAGCAATATAAAAACCAGGGCTCAGAAATCTAATCAGTGTTACTTAGGTGTTAAATTCTCATGATGGGGGTTGGGTGCATAAGTTAGGAGCTTCTCATATCtacttattaaataaaacaaagaccaAGTTTTAGCCATACAGTAgaatgttggaaaaaaaaaaaaaagtcatcataAATTCTGTTGCCTGAGCTAACTGAACTAAAAAGGATTATAATCTTTGTGAACATTTATCCTGACCTGAACCAAATAGTTATTGCACAAGAGAAGAGATGGAAATCATATTTATATGGCCACTGTTGTTGCCGTAATTCCCACACCAGTATCTGTAGGTGGTGCATCTCCGAGGGGCACAGTGAGGATAACACGGAACATCGGGTGTGCGCTAGTAGAGTTGCTACTTTCAGCGCAAACCTTCATAAACGTCACCTCACAAGCGTAGGAGAGCTTCACCACAGAACTAAAAGACAATATTGAGAAAGTACAGAGTAAATTATTTCATCTCAACACAGAAAAAGCAATATCACTAGTCATCTGCTTTAAaaggattgttcacccaaaaatgaaaattctgtctttaaaaacccgtaaggcctttgttcatctttggaacacaaattaagatatttctcatgaaatccgagagctttctgaccctccacgGACAGCAAGGAtcctaccacattcaaggtccagaaacgtaagcacattgttaaaatagtccatgtgaccaTCAGtagtccatcagtggttcatcctatattttatgaagctacgagaatacgtTTGTCCCAGGAGAAAAGAAATTGcttaataaagttgttatttttgttttctttgcgcaaaaaaagtattcttgtagcttcagaTCCAAATCTGGGAGTCACGATCCAATTCCAAAACGATTCTTGATCTACAGTTTTTCCCCAATTAATTCTTCTGCTGTGCAAATACATCTTTACAACcatacattttaaccaaaaatgcagtttctatGCTTTTTGTTTACAGTTGGAATCTCTGTATGTCAGTACTGCCATCTTAAAAGAAGGAGTGCGAATTTTCACTGGTTTTACGATTCGATTCATTTATGATTTTCATTATCAACTCAATATCACGATGCGTGACATTCTCGGTTTTCAATATTACTGCACATGgctacattttcaaaatttattttgtgcaaaatttactttattttttaattatacaagcaggctactttttaaaacgattacttatttaaaataagtgttattGAAGTATTGGAAAGTTTACAGACAatagttatgtttttttcttttttcctcagaattattaccgtttgattattactgatgaGATCATAGACAGTGGCAGCTTTAACAGACTGTATTCACACTAATGCACAGATCTATTTCGATATATCAGATGTTTTCTCCTGCTCTGAAAACATAACTGACTGTGTGAACATCAATTTTGtataaaagtatttgaaaatgcAAGTGCACTTAACCACAGCTGCAATCGATCCGCGAGTTTTGTGCATCTAATAGTACTGCATTCCAAACCACATTAATGAAAGCATATCTAAAGTAAAACACGGCGGGTGGAAGCACACACTGTCAAGCAATGCGCACGTGTCTCACAGCGCATATTCTGTGCAATGAAGTGTGCACACGTGCCATAtgcgggggaaaaaaaaaaaaaaaacaagctcagaatttattctaaaatattcaGTATCATTGAAGAGAGAATCCCGATGCATTGGAGAGtcgattttttttctcccaccccTAGTCCTTACAACGTTTCTGGAACTTGAATGTggaaggacccttgctgtcCATGCAGTGTcaaagttctcagatttcatcaaaaatatctttacttgtgttctgaagatgaaaaaaggtcttacgggtttggaacgacatgagtgtgagtaattaattattattacaaaatttcTTTTACTCACCAGATAATTctgaaaattttatattataatgattagAAAATGATTGTGTGACCCtgcagactggagtaacagtactaaaaattaagctttgtcatcatagaaataaactacatttataatgcattaaagtagaaaacatttattttaaattgtaataagattttgtaatatatcaaaatatatctgtattttcaatcaatgcagccttggtgagcacaagaaaCACTacgaaaaatcttactgaacccaaactttGTAGTGTATACATTGTAGATAGTagtaatagtttatttttattgccaTGTGAGCATTTAAGCACATGATTGATATCTTTAAAACAAGAgagaatattttatataatagaaatttagtattaaaaacaTACGAGGAGGGGTCGTCGGCTCCATTCAGTGAATCAGAGGCAAGGTTACGAGCGATGGTGTGGAAGTGTGTCCATGTGCACGTTCATCTTCATCTCATTCTCCAAAATTTGGACAAGTTGCTGCATGGAAGGCAGGTGGCCTGACTCCAGCTTGGACCAAACTGGAACatctaaccaaaaaaaaaaaaaagtgttactaTGGTGCAACCATGCCATTTTACTAACTTCCGCCAGACTAAACCACTGAATTAGGCTACAGCCACACtgcttctttttaaaaacatcagcaAACCAGTATGCCTAATAGGTttgacagacagaaaacaacTCTAATTTTTCTGACTTGATAAACAACTTCTTAAATAACACATCTTCTGTGTGCGATCCCATAAAAAGAGCTTGAATATAATGGGTCAGGACAGGTtatgttgttctgaaagtggtcATAAGAATTTTCTAAactataaaatcatttaatcatgcaatcaaataaattgtaaatatgtaaTACTCAACTTATGGATCAAACGCACTTACCATTGAGTGTGATTTCAAAAGCACCTGTAGACATACACTGATTTTCGATCATATTGCTGAAGAAGAACACCATCATACAGGcatatatctaaaaaataaaaaataaaataattaaacaagcaTTGCAGCAGCTAGTTTATTTGTACATacttatttgtgtttgtgtttgtacacacaaacacattactTTGTGAATAGTTACAACTTACATAACTTCTGTGCTACTTTTTTCAAactgaaacattaaaaactaaaagaatGCCTAAGGTTTTCTTCTGTACTTTGATGACTACATTTCAGAAATAGTCCAGAAAGAATCaagtaaatattaacatgagAGTCTGCTCTTTGCTCTCTAGTGTATTACACTCTCTCCTATAACCACAGACGTCACAGAGGTGACAAAGTTGCAAACTAATGAGCTCCATGGGGAAAAAGTTCGTATTTGGAAACTACTATTCAAATAGGTTTTAGTTAAGAACCAGAAGCTAAACcaccaaataaaaatatctcaaCAGGAAAAGTCTGAGGTCTTGCCTTATTCTCCTGACTCCAAACCCAGAGCCCTGGAGCTTGCATGCCAAATAGAGCAAATGGATCCTTGCCCACAATGATCACACCAATTAACAACAGCTTAAACATAGACAGAAAGGAAGCAATGTGCCTGGAGGAAGAAAAAGAgacactatataaataaataattcacacacaaatacacatacatacaaatataattaGTAAGCACCagccctttatttatttatttatttatatacgcATTCATATATTTGCATtcttcttttattattaaaaaaaaaaaaaaaaaaaaaaaaaaagtaatttattcctgtgatgtaaattCATTAGACCAGTTTTCAGTCTCATGTCctccaaaataatcaaaagaacagcatttatttgaaaaggaatctgtaacattagaaatgtttttactgtcacttttgaagcataactgctgaataaaaacataaattgcTATTATAAACACACCTC includes:
- the selenot1a gene encoding thioredoxin reductase-like selenoprotein T1a, translated to MRWLPLSVIILWACSLYSASADNNGVKKMKVQFATGPLLKFQICVSUGYKRVFEEYTQVLYQRYPDIRIEGENYLPLPVYRHIASFLSMFKLLLIGVIIVGKDPFALFGMQAPGLWVWSQENKIYACMMVFFFSNMIENQCMSTGAFEITLNDVPVWSKLESGHLPSMQQLVQILENEMKMNVHMDTLPHHRS